The Zobellia alginiliquefaciens genome contains a region encoding:
- a CDS encoding phospholipase A, with product MKLKISLWILIGLQFLIADLSAQTLTREEVRDTMQRIPSFTIHKDNYFITGIPTNNPINSSTANAKYQISFKQIITRTILPWETYLYLTYSQKAFWDIYKDSYPFREINFNPTLGVGKAFYNSDDRVNGLATLVFEHESNGRDSIYSRSWNRLSLQYSTLVGKKTMLHVKGWLPFGYKEGNPDLLDYVGLGEVSVSRDLIPDKLIFELKVRKGLDFDTRGSIRTRLSYRPFKHNSNQYIMFEWFAGHAENLIDYKQYSSMVRIGYVIKSTEFGFLKPK from the coding sequence ATGAAACTTAAAATCTCGCTCTGGATTTTAATAGGCTTACAATTTCTTATTGCAGACCTATCCGCACAAACTCTTACTAGAGAAGAGGTGCGTGACACCATGCAAAGAATACCATCCTTCACCATTCATAAAGACAATTACTTTATTACCGGTATCCCCACAAACAACCCCATTAACAGTTCTACGGCAAATGCCAAATATCAAATAAGCTTTAAACAGATTATAACCCGTACAATTCTTCCTTGGGAAACCTATCTGTATTTAACGTATAGCCAAAAGGCATTTTGGGATATTTATAAGGATTCTTATCCTTTTAGGGAAATCAATTTTAACCCAACATTGGGTGTTGGCAAAGCTTTTTATAACTCTGATGACCGTGTGAATGGCCTAGCTACACTTGTCTTTGAGCACGAATCCAATGGAAGGGACAGTATTTATTCTAGAAGCTGGAACCGCCTTAGCCTTCAGTACTCTACTCTAGTAGGAAAGAAAACCATGCTTCATGTAAAAGGTTGGCTCCCCTTTGGATATAAAGAAGGAAACCCTGATTTATTGGATTATGTAGGGTTAGGGGAAGTGAGTGTATCGCGCGATTTGATTCCCGACAAACTAATTTTTGAGCTCAAAGTGAGAAAAGGTCTAGATTTTGATACAAGAGGATCTATCCGAACACGATTAAGTTACAGGCCGTTTAAACATAATTCCAATCAATATATTATGTTTGAGTGGTTTGCCGGCCATGCCGAAAATCTAATTGATTACAAACAGTATTCAAGTATGGTACGTATTGGGTATGTAATTAAAAGTACAGAATTTGGTTTCTTGAAACCAAAATAA
- a CDS encoding DUF421 domain-containing protein, protein MSEWFKFSWDAFGATIITALGIYIAVILMTRICGNRSFSKMSSFDFAMTVAVGSVIATTVLSKTVSLYDGIIGIVTIYLLQMGAAYARRNDMVKKVMDNTPLLLMDGEIILEDNLRKGRVAKSDLRAKLREANITELSEVKAVVFETTGDISVLHKQHDRPIEDFLMEDVTRS, encoded by the coding sequence ATGAGCGAGTGGTTTAAATTTTCCTGGGATGCTTTTGGTGCTACCATCATTACCGCTTTGGGTATTTATATTGCCGTGATACTAATGACACGTATTTGCGGTAATCGTAGCTTCTCAAAAATGTCGAGTTTTGATTTTGCCATGACCGTAGCGGTAGGGTCTGTAATAGCCACCACGGTACTATCAAAAACAGTGAGTTTGTATGATGGTATTATTGGCATTGTTACAATTTACCTTTTACAAATGGGAGCCGCCTACGCTAGACGGAACGACATGGTAAAAAAAGTAATGGACAATACGCCTTTATTGCTCATGGATGGGGAAATCATTTTGGAAGACAACTTACGTAAGGGCAGAGTAGCAAAATCCGATTTACGAGCTAAATTAAGGGAGGCTAATATAACCGAGCTTTCTGAGGTAAAAGCAGTTGTTTTTGAGACTACTGGCGATATTTCTGTACTTCACAAGCAACATGACCGTCCCATTGAAGATTTTCTAATGGAAGACGTTACCCGCTCATAA
- a CDS encoding catalase — MESKKNSNKVTTNKDEQLEKYSVDYTGKPLTTRQGLKVNDTNNSLKAGARGATLLEDFMLREKIHNFDHERIPERIVHARGSGAHGYFELYDSIEEYSKAGIFTDTSRKTPVFVRFSTVAGSKGSTDLARDVRGFAVKFYTDEGTWDLVGNNMPIFFIQDAMKFPDLIHSVKPEPHQEIPQAASAHDTFYDFVSLTPETLHNQIWLMSDRAIPRSFRMMEGFGIHTFRLINKEGKAHFVKFHWKPKLGVHSVTWDEAVKISGADSDFHRRDLWDAIEAGQYPEWELGLQIVPEEDEHKYDFDLLDPTKLIPEEMVPVKVVGKMVLNRNPENFFAETEQVAFMPGSIVPGIDFTNDPLLQGRLFSYRDTQLSRLGSHNFHQIPINRPVAEAQNNQRDGHMQTEIPKGRTAYFPNSISGGCPYLSTVAEGGFESYQERIDAKKIRARSESFNDHFSQPALFYRSLADWEKEHVAGAYTFELGKCEFKHIKERMLYLIDQIDSDLAKKVATNLGIEVPSSVEMPLNQAIGADANVEEQQPGEKKIYLDESPKLSQANTNFDSIATRQIAVLVADGFHMGIFKKVKEELEKEGAMVKLVAAHGGTVKCDKDKDHKVDAAIATTESVLFDAVYIPGGKKSIETLMAQAKFTKFVNEAYKHCKAIAVDGEAEEFLKSTAVMDISDDDALFVNGKPEAFIKAIAKHRNWKRREKAENIPA; from the coding sequence ATGGAATCAAAAAAAAACTCCAATAAAGTAACTACAAACAAAGACGAACAACTTGAAAAGTATTCTGTAGACTACACCGGTAAACCGTTAACTACTAGACAAGGATTAAAAGTCAATGACACCAACAACTCTTTAAAAGCAGGTGCACGAGGCGCTACGTTGCTTGAGGATTTCATGTTGCGTGAAAAAATCCACAATTTTGACCACGAAAGAATCCCAGAGCGTATCGTTCATGCCAGAGGAAGTGGAGCTCACGGTTATTTTGAACTTTACGATAGCATTGAAGAATACTCAAAAGCAGGTATTTTTACGGATACATCTAGAAAAACACCAGTGTTTGTTCGCTTTTCTACAGTGGCAGGGTCTAAAGGTTCTACTGATTTAGCGCGAGATGTTCGGGGCTTTGCCGTAAAATTTTACACAGATGAAGGTACATGGGATCTAGTGGGAAACAACATGCCTATTTTCTTTATTCAAGATGCGATGAAATTTCCAGATTTGATTCACTCGGTAAAGCCAGAACCTCATCAAGAAATTCCGCAAGCAGCATCTGCTCATGACACATTTTATGATTTTGTATCGTTAACTCCAGAAACGCTTCACAACCAAATATGGTTAATGAGTGACCGTGCCATACCACGTAGCTTTCGTATGATGGAAGGGTTTGGTATCCACACTTTCCGTTTGATCAATAAAGAAGGAAAAGCCCATTTTGTAAAATTCCACTGGAAACCTAAACTGGGTGTACATTCCGTAACATGGGATGAAGCCGTAAAAATTAGCGGAGCGGATTCTGACTTTCATAGGAGAGATTTATGGGATGCCATTGAAGCGGGGCAGTACCCTGAATGGGAACTGGGATTGCAAATTGTACCTGAAGAAGACGAACATAAATATGACTTTGACCTTCTTGATCCTACAAAACTGATTCCGGAAGAGATGGTTCCTGTAAAAGTCGTGGGTAAAATGGTTCTGAACAGAAACCCTGAAAATTTCTTCGCAGAAACGGAACAGGTTGCCTTTATGCCCGGAAGTATCGTACCTGGTATAGATTTTACCAATGATCCTTTGTTACAAGGTAGATTGTTCTCATACCGAGACACCCAACTTTCAAGACTGGGCTCTCATAATTTTCATCAAATTCCAATAAATAGACCTGTGGCCGAAGCACAGAACAATCAGCGTGACGGTCATATGCAAACCGAGATACCAAAGGGCAGAACGGCATATTTTCCTAATTCAATCAGTGGAGGATGCCCATACCTTTCTACGGTTGCCGAGGGCGGTTTTGAGTCGTATCAAGAGCGAATAGACGCTAAAAAAATTAGGGCTCGTAGTGAGAGTTTTAATGATCATTTCTCTCAGCCTGCATTATTCTATAGAAGTCTTGCCGATTGGGAAAAAGAACATGTAGCCGGAGCCTATACCTTTGAATTGGGCAAATGCGAATTCAAGCATATAAAAGAACGTATGCTCTACCTCATTGACCAGATTGATTCTGATTTGGCTAAAAAGGTAGCTACAAACTTGGGTATTGAAGTTCCTTCTTCGGTTGAAATGCCATTAAACCAAGCTATTGGAGCGGATGCGAATGTGGAAGAACAACAACCAGGCGAGAAAAAAATATATCTGGACGAGTCCCCAAAATTGAGTCAGGCCAACACTAATTTTGACTCCATCGCCACCCGACAAATAGCTGTTCTTGTTGCGGATGGATTCCATATGGGTATTTTCAAGAAAGTGAAAGAAGAACTTGAAAAAGAAGGCGCTATGGTAAAATTGGTTGCCGCACATGGGGGAACGGTGAAATGTGATAAGGATAAGGACCATAAAGTAGATGCAGCTATAGCAACTACGGAAAGTGTCCTTTTTGATGCGGTCTACATTCCTGGAGGAAAAAAATCTATTGAAACCCTAATGGCACAGGCCAAATTTACCAAATTCGTTAACGAAGCCTATAAACATTGTAAGGCCATTGCTGTAGATGGAGAAGCAGAAGAGTTTTTAAAAAGTACAGCGGTTATGGATATTTCAGATGACGACGCTCTATTTGTGAACGGTAAGCCAGAAGCTTTTATCAAAGCAATAGCGAAGCACCGTAACTGGAAAAGAAGAGAGAAAGCGGAGAATATACCCGCTTAA
- a CDS encoding ferritin-like domain-containing protein: MNTDIKEIEDRLNDIIQKNEDAIKGYDKAAENAEGIGLKSYFQNKSIERRNFLVELKAAAPALKTREDIDGSATGAMHRAWMDVKTFFSGDNDEAMLEEAIRGDKAAIEEYNEVLADTHLPIKAAEVIRKQREWLMTDLKTIKTLEDVK, encoded by the coding sequence ATGAATACCGATATAAAAGAAATTGAAGATAGACTGAACGATATTATTCAGAAAAACGAAGATGCAATCAAAGGATATGATAAAGCAGCAGAAAATGCGGAAGGAATAGGTCTTAAGAGTTATTTTCAGAATAAATCAATAGAAAGAAGAAATTTTCTTGTTGAATTGAAAGCAGCGGCACCGGCCCTTAAAACTAGAGAAGATATAGATGGGAGCGCAACAGGAGCTATGCACAGAGCCTGGATGGATGTGAAGACTTTCTTCTCGGGAGATAACGATGAAGCTATGTTGGAAGAAGCTATACGTGGTGACAAAGCCGCAATAGAAGAGTATAATGAAGTTTTGGCAGACACACATTTGCCAATTAAAGCTGCAGAAGTAATTAGAAAGCAGAGAGAATGGTTAATGACAGATTTAAAAACCATTAAAACATTGGAAGACGTTAAATAA
- a CDS encoding SDR family oxidoreductase, with amino-acid sequence MSDTATIEKGKEDLGRPGLEANMKTKPETIKSSYKGSDKLRGKVALITGGDSGIGRAIAVHYAREGANVAIAYLNENEDADTTKKMVEKEGTKCLTVAGDLRNHNLCNELVEKVIDAYGRIDILVNNAATQYTQEDFSEIPLEQLKKTFDTNIVAMIYLTQQVYPHLREGARIINTTSITSYRGNKVLVDYSSTKGAITSFTRALSSQLAEKNILVNGVAPGPIWTPLIPATMDDIEDFGEDTPLGRCGQPSEVAPAYVFLASEDSSYMTGQVLHINGGEIIGS; translated from the coding sequence ATGTCAGATACAGCAACTATTGAAAAAGGAAAAGAAGATTTAGGTAGACCAGGTCTTGAGGCGAATATGAAAACAAAGCCAGAAACTATAAAATCTAGTTACAAGGGCAGTGATAAGTTAAGAGGTAAAGTAGCATTGATTACCGGTGGTGATAGTGGTATTGGCCGTGCCATTGCAGTGCATTATGCAAGAGAAGGGGCTAACGTTGCCATTGCCTACCTAAATGAAAACGAAGATGCGGACACCACAAAAAAGATGGTAGAAAAGGAAGGCACAAAATGTTTGACCGTTGCGGGAGACCTTAGAAACCATAATTTATGTAATGAATTGGTTGAAAAAGTGATAGATGCCTACGGCAGAATAGATATTTTAGTCAATAACGCGGCTACCCAGTACACCCAGGAAGATTTTAGCGAGATACCACTGGAACAGTTAAAGAAAACTTTTGATACGAACATTGTAGCAATGATTTACCTTACCCAGCAGGTATATCCTCACTTACGAGAAGGTGCTCGCATTATCAATACAACTTCCATAACCAGTTATAGGGGCAATAAGGTATTGGTAGATTATTCTTCTACAAAAGGTGCTATTACTTCTTTTACGCGAGCATTGTCCTCGCAGTTGGCAGAGAAGAATATTTTGGTGAACGGTGTTGCTCCGGGGCCCATATGGACACCCTTAATTCCTGCAACCATGGATGATATAGAAGATTTTGGAGAAGACACCCCTTTAGGTAGGTGTGGTCAGCCATCTGAGGTGGCACCGGCTTACGTTTTCTTGGCATCCGAAGATAGTAGTTATATGACAGGGCAGGTCTTACATATTAATGGAGGTGAAATTATAGGGAGTTAA
- a CDS encoding VOC family protein has product MKTQAYLAFDGNCQEALNFYADVLGAEIKNRQTYADKKIDVPSAYRDRLQHAELKGKGVNFMAYDAAPDTPLTEGTKIHLSVDLNNKNEAQDLYDKLSAGGRVHHELREREWNALFGRFTDRYGINWMINCDLN; this is encoded by the coding sequence ATGAAAACACAAGCATATTTAGCATTTGATGGAAACTGTCAAGAAGCACTTAATTTTTATGCCGATGTACTCGGTGCAGAGATAAAAAATAGACAGACCTATGCCGATAAGAAAATAGATGTTCCTTCAGCATATAGAGATAGACTTCAGCATGCAGAGCTTAAAGGTAAAGGTGTCAATTTTATGGCCTATGATGCCGCACCGGATACGCCGCTTACAGAAGGTACTAAAATACATTTAAGTGTAGACCTAAACAATAAGAACGAGGCACAGGATTTATATGACAAGCTATCCGCTGGTGGCCGTGTGCATCATGAATTGAGAGAGCGAGAATGGAATGCGTTGTTTGGTCGTTTTACAGACCGTTATGGTATTAATTGGATGATTAACTGTGATTTAAACTAA